GTTAGGTCTGGATCGCCAAAATCGCCACCCTCCGGTCGCCAATCCTTGCCACAGGGGGAATCAACGCGATCGCCCAGGCCAAACGGGCCATTGTGGCCGAGTAAAATAATTGTCTTGCGGTTAGTTGCAGCGGCAGCGGCGGTAATTCGGGCCGCAGATTCTGCAAATCCACCCACACCATAGCGCTGTTGATAAAAATCCTGGTTGCGCCATTCTGAACTCCCCCAACTAAATGGGCGCGCGCCTACTACGGCCAAGCCTAAAGCAGGAAAATCCAAATAGCCATAGCCCACATGGGCATTTCCCAACAGATCAAGTTGCTGCTGGACGCGATCTTCCTGGCTATGATCATAGGGGCTTTGTTTTCTGCCCCATTCAGAGGCGCTATACCAGGCATCATGATTACCTAAAATTACTGCTTTGGGTTTATTCAGCTTGGCGATCGCTTCGACCACCCACACCGACTCATTGCCAAAATCACCCACAAATAAAGCCAAGTCGATCGGCAAATTTTCCAGGGCATGATTATCGGCTGCTTCCCATTGATCATGCACATCACCAA
The sequence above is a segment of the Pseudanabaena sp. PCC 7367 genome. Coding sequences within it:
- a CDS encoding TIGR04168 family protein; this translates as MVNLGDSQSTEITIAIIGDVHDQWEAADNHALENLPIDLALFVGDFGNESVWVVEAIAKLNKPKAVILGNHDAWYSASEWGRKQSPYDHSQEDRVQQQLDLLGNAHVGYGYLDFPALGLAVVGARPFSWGSSEWRNQDFYQQRYGVGGFAESAARITAAAAATNRKTIILLGHNGPFGLGDRVDSPCGKDWRPEGGDFGDPDLTAAIAQTRSLGKQIPLVTFGHMHHNLRLSNQQRQITAIDEYGTVYVNAASVPRIKELSTGRARNFTLVTLRSGQVVQAKIIWVDAKLAIVSETITYRQVATVDAET